The Azotosporobacter soli DNA segment TTATCTATTGCTTGATCATGTTTTTCTTGTTCTTGAATGTACTTCTTGATCGTCGCTTCATTTAGCCCTACTGTACTAACATAATATCCTTCTGCCCAAAAGTGCCTATTCCCATATTTGTATTTCAAATTACCATGCTGTTCAAATATCATTAGCGCACTTTTTCCTTTTAGATACCCCATAAATGCAGAAACACTGAATTTTGGCGGTATCGATACTAACATATGCACATGATCGATCATTAGATGACCTTCTATGATTTTTACGTCCTTATAACTGCATAGCCTTCGTAATATTTC contains these protein-coding regions:
- the tnpA gene encoding IS200/IS605 family transposase, producing the protein MGQSLAHTKWQCKYHIVFTPKFRRKIIYGQYRESIGEILRRLCSYKDVKIIEGHLMIDHVHMLVSIPPKFSVSAFMGYLKGKSALMIFEQHGNLKYKYGNRHFWAEGYYVSTVGLNEATIKKYIQEQEKHDQAIDKLNVREYDDPFKGNVK